atttttacattgcaaattaaagtattataaaaaagcACATTgtgaagtattattatttaaaattgaagtacctgagtaggtacctacttgttttaattaacattcataatttattttgtttaccaTTATGACATTGTACTAGTAAAGTAGTTAGTCAACAGAaaacaacattaatattaatcaatattcaataatcatatcatcaaaatttaaaatacgtttaagGTTAACTTAGTTCAACAGTGTGCGTacactacaataataaaattatatatttataatatgatattttcttCTGTGGCATACTGTGATTGTATGATATCGAATTAAGATACGGCATAATTTTTACTTATCAATTGAAATGTATGTAATCTATGTCCTTGCTTAtctgttataattaattgtgtttcaattattattatgagtgtgataatattgacaataaatAACCTATCTGTCAGTAATAATTGTGGGCTGTGGTTACTATGGTATATCGTTATCGTTACACTGAGTCAAATATGTACAGAGTTTTGAACTACCTACTGGtctttacaaacaaaaaatatagcacctccaaaaaataatataactttgagGACTTATATCTCATTTATggattattcaataataacaatttgaacatcaaaatttttctaataattagttttacaaaatggctattttgaaaatttttaaaacaaattaaatcaaattaaatttttttttattctcagtacttaaattaaagataaaaataaaattattgtacatgTAGCGCTAGggtttataaatgataaataaaaaaaaaaattaaaaaatattgattggaacaaaagttattccaaaagtcagttctatctgttacaccctgtatatatattataggttgtGTTGGTTATGGACCACAGTTCAAGGAGTATCAGATAGTTTCAATGACAATATACCAGAATACGAAGGGAtatcagaaataaaaatatattttaaggacAAAATCGGAGTTCAAAGAGGAATGGTGGGAGTATCGAATCACCAAAATGATAGAATAGTTGTAGCACAATTTCAGAATGGAGGGTGTAATATAGAATCATTACAGTATATATGTAATACACCATatcaaaaaactaataatattggttatttGGAAGAATATTCGTATCTTTTGGAGAAATCATGTGCCATACATGTGAAAACTTTGAATGACGCAGACGAACGAATTAAAGTAGGAAAAATGGattactatgtaataataaatcaaacaatGGATATGgagaatgaaaacaataatatatcaatatcaaaTCATAGTAACATGATAACGAAAAGGACTGACCAAAAGTTAAGAGAAATAATTACACAAATTAAGACTATAAATGAAGACAGTCACGTTAGTACTACAGAAATGAGCAAAAATCACGACAAAATAACAATGAGTTCGAGCAACATATGAAAATCATATGAAAATAGCTCTCACgagtctttaaaaataaataataaataaataaaaatacgtaataatatagcaataatGAGTTAATTCTagtaaaaataagataattataaataactgtagAATAGAGTATACAGGGCGATGAAGTTTCTAgtagattaataatatactaataaagcaTGGCGCAGCTAACATCAGAATtactataaattgataaataaataaaaatactattataggtttTCGATCGCAATAACGTTCAATGGACGAGAGGCAGATAGTGAAAATCTAATAGGaaatataatagaattaaaattCAGAGGACAATtggatttaattaatatcacgGGAGAAGTAGATgatgaattttatattccaaatttGGACTACGAAAACAATTGTATCgaaactattcaaataaaatgtgaattatgtgaacattatattaaattgaataaagttttgaatgcacctagaacatattatttacaaaaatgttgtacaattaatttaataggcgggaaatataagaaatatgaaacaatatatatacacgaaCTTAACAAATCAAATGAAGGggcgaataaaaattaataagtatctACAAACGAAACGTTACAAAAAGCAACGACACCGAAAATcgatgtttataaaattttaaaacaaatggttAACGAAAGGGGGAATTCAACAACGTCAATTGAAGAATATTAtcggaaaaatgttttcaaaaatgtctacACTAAAATGATGAAGGGACACATACAGAATGTAACAGTAATCGCAAAAAccgaaaataaaatagaatctagtacagtaattaatattattaaaacagaaCAGGAAAAAGGAAATGACATGAATTAtacaatgacaataataataatgataattttaattgtaacaaTGGCATTGGTGGCAGTaggatattaatataaaagtaaatgatAATAGCCAAGTGGATGATAATAGGAATATAGAAACaacatagttttgaaaaaaaaataacatatatttatttgaaattagttAAGATAattagtaaaagtaattagtGAAGTAAAAGTAGAATACCAGTAGTTAGAAGTATAATaaaggaatatgaaattaataaaattgtaggaAAGAACAAATACGAACAATACTAACAAAAGACACGGACGGAACAATACAAGGCATAGTACTAAATGGTAGGGAATGGTCAGAACCGGTGTACGAGCTAGCTTTAGTTGAACGAGCGGGGGGTCGATTGTTGGTGGTGGTGTTGAAAAGAGAAGAGCAATATATAAAAGAGAGAGAGTTCATCTACAGAGAACGACATTCATTCGATGCAATGATAAATGGACAGTACGGTAGACTGGATCGTCTCGATACTACAAACCAAAGGCAGTCGAAAATGGCGAATCTTTGTAGATGGTCGATAGGACAGTTCTGCATACCAAACAACCAGTTTGTCTcggattttattattattttattattattttcaataccacCGGGCGATAGATCAACCGCTGCGGGTTCAAAACAGCCTTAAACTGGTGGGCGTGGCCACTATTATATACCAACAACTAGTACTACCAATCGTAACAAGGGAAGAGACAGACGATCAATTAAGAACGTTAATAAACCTTGCGCAGCGGGTTCAAGAAGAATTTTAcgtaaataatgaaaacatagATATAGAATTGTGGGAAATGTGTAGGACACATACAGAAATGGAATTAGTTAGTAGAAGAAATGTttatgtaaatagtaatatgtCAGAGGTACATAGTTTATCGGATAGTGATGAATAGGTTAagaaatttagaattaaaaatattaattaaggtGTTAATAGGAATTAAGGAAAAAGAATGTATAGTTATCGTTGGGTACACAATCGGCAATTTGAATTTTGCGTGGTCGTATGCGATACGCATATGAAGCAATGTTGTCACCCTGCCGCCTCGCCACCGAAAACTGTGCGAGCGAACTTTGTATTCGAGAAGAAGGGGACGGTACCGTAGCGGTGAAGCCGACGGTCGCCAACACCCGCCGATACACCTTTTGTCGTTTCCGAGCCGTCTAGGCAATTTTCTCGTTCATGTCGCGATCCGGTGCGCCAGGGCCTAAAATACATCTGATTTCAGGGGACacacttaaaaatttaactgttacTTTTGGGCTTTGACAGATTTCTATAGAAAAAAACACATGTTGGGGTTGTACCACCCAAAATCCCTACTCTTTCATATACCACTTACCTTgcacatcaatattattttaatattactttatagtaataaataaatataaatatatgatactggtactataaagtataaatacaagtaaaagttcaaaatgttttactacagttatatgaaacaatttaaaatgaaaaacatttattgGATAGATCATTAGTTGATAACTTTAGTTGATCAGCTTTAGCTTCAGGAAAAACACCTTGATACCACTCTTGGTTGGTGGCTTTTTCATGCACCTTACTATGCCGTTGTTTTTCTTTCAACCATAACAATACAGCTTCATTTGGATTGTATTCGGATACGGAtggcatatttattttaacatataagcaatatttaatagtattcgGTGAGGAAGACCGACCAGACGTTTTtagatcattataatatgaaatcaaCCTTTCCACATCGGCTGAGTGGAGTTTAGCAGCCAACAGTCTtccctgaaaaaaaaacacttaaccCTTGGCCGACCAACGGGACTTTTAAGTCCTCTGTATATTTTATCCATTTAAacataggtaaaataaataaagtaccatCTGACCACAGGGACTTCTATgtcacataatttttatatgattacaTTCCCGAAAAATTTCTGTTAAATCAATAGATAGCgttaaatatatcatttaataaaataaatattgtttagcACGTACAATAAATttcgatatttatataaatagccTCAACGCTAACCAGTATAGATAAGCTTTgggttttgttattgttattttcgtgATATTCCTGAGAAACTGAATGTATTGttgaataatactattattgtatattactatGTGTTTATTGACAATAATCACTACGGACTTTGAAGTCCCTATGGTCTATTGTGACACTTTTGTAGTTGACGAATATTGTTGTATAGTGACGCACTCGCGCTCCAAgcttatagttaatattttattctttacgCTTTTGAGTGTTGAATTTGCTCACTCGTTATTGTTTACTCGTTTACTTATCATTTGTGAAAtgaataaattttcaaaattaaatgatCTTGAGATCGAAAGTATTTTAATTGAGATTCCTGGCGACGATGGTGGTCTAACTGATCTAGAAGACGATAGCGACGATGAGTATTTGGTTGAAAGAAACAATTATTTAGACTTATTAGATTCAACCACAACCATTCAAACTTCTGTACTAAATATAATGGGTATGTAgtctataaaaactattttattatttttttaatttatatttattttataaatataatataatatattcttgtaTAGATCTTCCTATAGAATTTTCCGAAGAATCTGAATGCATTGCAGGGCCATCTAATGCTATGCCAATGCATACTCCTATTTTTGAAGATGATCATGTTGATGACACTTCTGAAGAGACTGACACTCATAAATataggaagaaaaaaaaaataactaataaaaagaACAAAAGTTCTGAAAGTGACATggggtggaaaaaaaaattggatcacTATGTCGACGTTCCAgattataatgattttgaaggtatttattatattacttttatctccataatttaatttaattgtagatggtacattataggtacttatgtttattataaaagtatctaaatttttttagtatagcagaaaattaaaaaaacaaaacactagctattttaggtaggtatttataaaatatacattataaatattaatgttatatacctgaattactttgaaaaaaaatcaaaatatactttaCCTACATAGTAGGTGTAACATCAtgttacatgtatattatacattttgtacaaggtaatataaatacataactaacaataattgtaatgtcTTTATATCTGAATaccttatttaattttctactaatttagtactaaaaaatataaataagaataacttatattatacatatttatttatatatggtataatttaaaagtataattttatttgttatataggACCTATACATGGATTGTTTATCAACTGCTTAAGTCCAACTGATGTATTTCTTCAAGTATGTGGCCCTATCTTAGAGAATATCTGTGCTCAATCCAATTTGTATGCCACTCAACGAGGGAAAACATTAAACCTTAGAATTGAAGAATTGAAAGCTTTTATtggtattaattttgttatggGATATAATAGTTTGCCATCTTGGAAAGATTATTGGTCAACAAGTAATGATTTAggtgtaaaaataatttctgatgctATGAGTCGAAAGcgatttgatgatattttgtgTTTTCTACATATTAATGATAATGATGCTAAGACTACTGATAATAAAGATAAGCTTTATAAACTAAGACCACTCCTTGATTCTATCAATAGTAGATTCCCTGAATTATATAAAGTAACTAGAGAAGTGAGTGTGGATGAATCTATGGTTTTATTCAAAGGGCGTAGCTCAATAAAGCAATATAATCCAATGAAACCGATAAAAAGGGGTTATAAGATATGGTGTTTGGGAGATCAAAATGGATATATTAGTAAGTTCTCGGTTTATCAAGGGAAAGAGGAAGTAATTGATGACTTTGTTGATTTTGGTTTGGGTGAGAGAGTAGTTTTAAACTTAACAAAACCTTATTGGAATAAAGGCATGAAggtattttttgataattattttacatctaTAAGtcttttagaaaaattaaagttagaaaACACCTTTGCATGTGGTACAATACGATCTAATAGAAAGGGCATTCCTCCTCTTGCTCAGGATAAAACTTTAGATAGAGGCATGTATGATTTTAAGACATCCCGTTTAGGTATTACTGTTTATAAGTGGAAAGATAACAGAATTGTACACTTGGCATCTAATTTCCATGGTGTTGAAGAAAATAGTGTATTGCGAACTGAACAtgatggaacaaaaaaaaacataaaatgtccTACTATAGTTAACGATTATAATAAGTACATGGGTggggtagacaaagcagatcaATTAAGAGctctttataatgtttataggaaatcaaaaaaatggtGGCATAGATTGTTCTGGGgtgttattgatataatatttgtaaattcatttgtaattaataataaacttaatgatACCAAATTAAGTGTTCTACAATTTCGAAGAGCAGTAGCCCAGGGACTAATTACACATGGTAAATGTGGCCTAAAAAGAAAAACAGACACATCTCCAGGAACTTCAAAAGGTAGACCATGTTTACAACCAAGAAGGGGCAAACCGTTATTTTCTACACCTTCAGATATGAGGTTAGGGAACTTAGGAGCCCACTGGTTAGAATTTAGTAAGACAAGAGGTAGATGTGAAGTgtgcagtaaaaaaaatgtagaatctAAACCATATACTAAATGTTCAACTTGTAATgtgtttttatgtataaacgaaaagaaaccttgttttaatgaatatcattcaaaataatgtgttaatatttttactataataattgttatttttttgtattattactattatattatattaggctttatttatgtttataactatgttttacatttggcaataaataaactataaaaatcttattatattataaattatgagttatacattttcaatattgaaaattttaccactCCATGTTCTAACTACagtgtacaatataaaaaaattgaccattcagtttttaatactataactaTTTCTTTTGagtttatattgttgttaatttaaatcataaactaTATCCATATGACATGgtcattgtatttttaattaattaattgatttatctTAAACTAATtatgacttatttattattggatATAAGAAAATAGTAGAGTCGTAACGGACCATAGGGACTTTAAAGTATGTTCTCTAAATGACCAATGGGACTTATTAGTCCCagtccttaaaaatatattaaaaaacctctaatttaaaacttcatgattttaaaattaatcaaataaataataaattaaaatgctgaaaaaaaaaatcaaatttctatCAGCATTTATTGTTGGTCTACAAAGGGTTAAACTTAGAATagttgttttgtattttataaatgtgattaaaaaaaaaatatatattaatattaaatcaatataccACATGATACATACCACTGATAAACTTAATGGTTTCCAAGTTTCATTCAACAATAGTAGCTTTAACaatcttgtagacattttcttTTCTGCGACTTCTGATGTGTAAGATGCTTCTCTGTAACTAGTGACAAAGTCAACCAAATTAATATCTGGACAAATCATTTTGTGACATACATTAAGTTCCGAATCTGTTACTATATTGCTGAAGCGTTCCAATGGTTTAAATGCCGACCATTCTTCAGCATCCAGTCGATCagctaaaaatgttttaatgtgtTCCAATGTATCATTTCGCACAGCAGAAAATGAACGGGTATCAGAGACGAATAAATGATGACACTTTCTTCGggagttttctttttttttcatataattggatgccttttaacataatatttgaatgattATTTTCTGATTCAACATCagttttttcaatttcattttctaATATACTTTCCCATCCACCGAGTAAAGGATGATCCCGTAGATTTTCAATAGCTTttattaatgcatttattttcTCAGCTATATCATATATAAGAACATCATCCGATTGGATTTGTTTCTAGAAACGTGAATACAAATAACccaaatcaacaaaaaaacacaACGGTTTTAATTTGTTAACATCAGTTAAATGAAGTTTTCAGCCTttgttttattatctttatctcTTTTTTCAAAGTAAAGTACTTAACAAGGATTCTCCAATTCCTTAATATAttcagtaataaattataagtaaactCTGTCCATCTGACATAAAAATACTTTGGAAGTGTGTACATAGTTTTTTGTTCATCTAGAGCAATTTGTTTTAACTCATTAGTTCTTAGTCCCGATTGGTGAAAGTAGGATGAAATTGAAGAGCATATTTGAATAAGTTTATTCAATTCATCTACTTCAGAAGTTAGGTTTTCCCAAGCTAATGCGCTCCTGTGAACTGCACACCGAATTTTGATAAATGGCCTAGTATTATTACACGCTTCATTTcttttttgttcaaaaatagACCATAAGTCTTTTTTTTGCCTATATTAACGCTAGCTCCATCGGTTACAATTGATGAAACTAATGGTAAAACTTCTTTCCAGTCAACAAATCGTTCAACAGCATTTTTCATCGCTTCATAATACCCAATAGCACCTTTCTGAGTAGGTTCTTCAAAGCCCATAAACATTGTTTCAGAATGCAGCACAATTTTGAACAAAACATGAATATTGTCTATTTGATTTCTGTCTACAGAACCATCCACTCGAAGAGAAATTGCAATACACGATTTGAGATTTGGAATATCTGCTTGTACAATGTGTCTTAGAAGGACTGAATGTGTTCCAGGATTTATATATAGTAGGTCACCTTCTTTTTGACTGTATGGTTGAAATTGCTTTTCTGGGTCCAACTGGTTGCAAATAAGACTTACCACTTCTCTAGAAGGCCACGACCATGCGCTTAAAGTTCCACGCTTAGAATCATTAAAAACTGTTATTAATAGTTTACTAATTTTTAACGCAagcattttgttttgttataaaattagcTTATTGAGTGGAGCAGTATTATTTACCTCAGAAACAGACAATGTTGACAATTGGTCAACTTTTACACATTCTCTATGCATATGTGActcaatatgtttttttagtcTGGATGCTCAAGGGGCACAACCGCTGTCAGAACAGACAGGAggcaaatgattttttttcttactcaACAATAAAGCTGTATTTGTTTGTCTGTAACAAATGATACACCTAACCATTTTTCTACCCTTTATAGTAATAGTAGGTAACTATGGTGGGTAGGTGTTGAAAGTTGACGTCTGGAGTTGAGTAGAAGTGAGAAACTTATTTTAACATCATCGATTAACAATATAagatacatttaaacatttacataaGCAATAGTGAACGGGACAATAGATGTTAAAGATgctataaaactaataaactaataattttatcCCCCAGTCACCGCGCGTCATggtatttacaaattaccaCCAAGTTGGGTTTTTCCTGTGGGCTGTGTTTATTTTTGTCGCGTCGCCCGCCCACCCGACGACGTACCTATGCATGAGTGACtggtgtgatattattataaatttatcattattgaaaatcgaataaaacgctaataagtaatagcctAATGCAGACATGCGGTTATTGCGATTTGCGGCATAGTGTTTGACGTTTGTCAACGAGTTGATTAACTTATGCGTATGGCGTATCTGTTCGTATTTTATTGTGCACTGTAGTCTGTAATAACTTAATTGTtacctatttgatattacaaaatacaaatattatattgtgcttcTAAACTTTCACTATGAACTCTGAAATTTGTGAATTTGAATTTGTGAGTTCCACttggaattataatatatgtaatataatttatatatttatacacatattatatacatacctatatgtatattgaaaacaaaatattactgCATCTATTTTTAGtgtcttatgttttttttaaatatttcggtGTTGATATAAAacgtgggtgggtgggtgttaAAATCTATTACTGCGtcattgaaaaaataagttCACGCCGCCACTGTTTGGTGGTAAACAGTATTTTCATTATCACACAAGCCGactacaaaatacaattaaaatttgtgTAACCAAACATtatgaaaccaaaaaaatagttaaaataatttttatataatgtaagttAGTTAGTGaggtaacttttataattttatcatcattaattagaacataatttatatacctaactaaatagtttttaataatttaaaaccagacTATATTGAAAGGTATATTTCAAAGGGAGATAAATTAAACGTAATAGTATTATGGAATGGGCATTCTGataggaatattttttaaagaatggACAtggataaatttgaaattttaaatataacttgttATTATGAACACCTTACAAaagaatttacaattaaattaaaaaactaaaaacaaaagaGATTATATCCCACACAGcaatttgaaaacattaatattttcacaATTAGGTTGTaccccaaatatttatttaagaatattaaacagttattttgaaaatattttttctccaAATATTTAAACCCAAATATGGTCAGAacatttacaaacaatttgaGAGAATCCGGAGCTTTTTAGGGCTCCGTAAACCACCCACGACAAAAGGGGAACACTTCTGTCGCGACCtgtgagccgcaccgcgtgatGACCCGAGGGCCAAGTCGGTGGAGCTCACAGGCTTTGTACACGCAACGACAATTGAATGCCGAGGATTTATTTAGTTAAGgggaaataatattacaataataataaaaatgatattaaggTTATGAACaagatatatattaaattggCGTTGAAATTTGacattataaagaataataatcttCCAGGCTATATGAATATAATGATTTTGGCGCAAGGCAAACGcaagataattataattgggcgcatggcaataataatataataatagtagggcAAACATGAACGAAGATATAGTGGCACAtggcaaatacaaaataatatataatttgtcgcATGCTTTCCCGGCCACACCCACCATATAACTCATGGTGTGTCCTCGCAGGGTTACCGGGAAAACGTGCTGGTAAAGGGGGGGGACAGGGGAAATTAGGCATATTACGACTTTGACGTGATGAGCATGCAGCATGCATGGTCGATGTTGATAGGAGCTGTCGGCCGCCGCCCGGGCCCTCATGGCGGACTTAGCCCATCATCGTGGTTGACTACAGGCGTCGAAAAATGTTGACGGCAGTTGGCGTGTATTTAACGAAGTCGGTTGGTGAGTCAAAAAGGCCTGTGTGCCGCGTGGTTCCTGGGTGGTTGTGTGTTGGTCGTCGAACAGACGGGTGGATGGTCTCGATCGGGCAGGTGTGGAGCTGTGAGAACAACAGTACCAGCTAGGTACAGCCAGGTTCAGCGTAGGTGAAAAAATGAAACGGAGACCCGGCGACGGCGGTGGTCTTATGCCGGCGGCGGAGCTTTTTATTGTTGagtggggcaggtcagtgtcgtCATATTGCGGGAATACATCATATTTTCGGGGTGTACAGTATTGTTCCGCCGGTGCGGTGCCGCCGGACGCGACGAAA
This genomic window from Metopolophium dirhodum isolate CAU chromosome 1, ASM1992520v1, whole genome shotgun sequence contains:
- the LOC132933216 gene encoding piggyBac transposable element-derived protein 3-like, with translation MNKFSKLNDLEIESILIEIPGDDGGLTDLEDDSDDEYLVERNNYLDLLDSTTTIQTSVLNIMDLPIEFSEESECIAGPSNAMPMHTPIFEDDHVDDTSEETDTHKYRKKKKITNKKNKSSESDMGWKKKLDHYVDVPDYNDFEGPIHGLFINCLSPTDVFLQVCGPILENICAQSNLYATQRGKTLNLRIEELKAFIGINFVMGYNSLPSWKDYWSTSNDLGVKIISDAMSRKRFDDILCFLHINDNDAKTTDNKDKLYKLRPLLDSINSRFPELYKVTREVSVDESMVLFKGRSSIKQYNPMKPIKRGYKIWCLGDQNGYISKFSVYQGKEEVIDDFVDFGLGERVVLNLTKPYWNKGMKVFFDNYFTSISLLEKLKLENTFACGTIRSNRKGIPPLAQDKTLDRGMYDFKTSRLGITVYKWKDNRIVHLASNFHGVEENSVLRTEHDGTKKNIKCPTIVNDYNKYMGGVDKADQLRALYNVYRKSKKWWHRLFWGVIDIIFSSSPGTNYTW